The nucleotide window TGATGTAAACCATATAGCATTGAgattaataagattttaaaaaattaagGGGAACTTTCAGAACTGACTATTGTTTGGAGGCTTATTGCTGGGCGTACGTAGTTATAATTTAGCTAATTACATGCAGTAACTACTAACTGCTTGCCACGGGATATATGTTGATGTATTCAATTcagtagtatatatattgtattcaATTCGGATGTATTCattcttgtatattttatatTGTATCCAATTTCGCTATATTGAATTAAgttgtattcaaacaacaaaaataaagaaataggaGGTATACCTCTCTATTCAATTCGGctgtatacattgtattcaattcgactatattcatttttaattattttacattgtattcaatttcaCTATATTCAATTCGActatattcaaacaacaaaaaaccACTCAAATAGTGATATTCGACCGTATTCAATTCACTATATTCATTCATAGCTAATTTTACAGTGTATTCAATTTACTGTATTTAATTCGACTGTACTCaaacaataaaaattcaaaaatacaggGATCTACCACAAAAAATAACCttcgaaatacataaatacagacaaaaatacaaaaataaattgtatttgcttgaaaaatacataatacacTCAAATTTGAGTATCTTTGTATAAAATAGAATGTATTTGCATCATTATATGTGACTCAAtatcaaataagaaaagaaagttcgtcggtgatggcgtatttcagccaaaCAAATTTCCACCCTCCGTCGTCTTCACACATCACCACCCTCCATTGTCTCCGCAAATCAGAACCGTCGATCCAGACCCATCACCACCCACTATCAGATCTGAAATTACGAAGTCGCCACCCACCGTCTGGATCTGGATCTAACGTCGCCAGATCTGGATTTGGATATGACGCCGAATCTAGGTCTAACGTCGGATCTAGGTCTAACTCGGATCTCGACAACGGCCTTGCCGAGGGCAAAGAGAGGGGGGACGATGACAAAGAGCTGagggagaagagagagagagagttgaggGAAAAGTTGAGGGAAAAGTTGAGGGATCAGTTGTATATATTTATactttgctataaaatataaaaagtgactataaataataatattttttaagcgTTTTGGTTTATAGAGTGTATTAGTTAGCTATAATATgtaaaatttctgaaaataaatactcaattaaactagAACTGGAAATATAGAAAGAAAGGTTCAAAGaaattctcaattttttttttactatttggTTTTCTATAAAATAAGCCAAAAACTATATCTGATCACCTACTGGGCAAATGTAGTGATGAACCAATGGGTTCAATTGGACACATAATTTTCGATGCGgaataaaaatttatataaaaatttattaaaattgcaaaaatagtagatatgaacgcataactttaaaaatataatgggatCAATGCTAAAAATCTTGAAAGCTGAACCTATAGGATTTAAATCTCTGATCTGCCTCTGATCACCTAAAttgaccaaaaaaataaaagaaaatattattcaACTTTTTCGACTCGCTCATATCTGATCTGACCAACTCATTTACCACCCCTAGATCTGCCTAACTCATAACCTCAACTCTAGCTCTGCCGCGCCCTTGATGTAAACCCTATAACAAGATTAATAAGGTTTTAAAAAATtaaacactcaattaatctaGAACTGGAAATATAGAAAGAAATGTTAAAGAAATTCTAGAATTTTTTAATCATTTGGTTTTCTATAAAATAAGCCAAAAACTCTATCTGATCACCTAACGTGaccaagaaaataaagaagatattaTATCATGTAGGTGCGATTAAGTCATTCACCACGTGAATGTATGCaatttgttaaatttttaattatgtgataATCTTGAACGTTAATACAATATGAGATATTTTAGGCATTGGCTTTCTATATAAAGGAGAGAGGAGAATACTCTTATACTTGTACTTCATATTTTCAGCTAATAAAATATTTCTCTCCCTTCTTATTATATTTCTTGATCATGTTATTGTCTACAGCTATTGATAAGAATCATGTTCACAAAATACCAAAAGATGGGATGCCAGATTTAATCCGTTCAATTGCAGAAAACCATGAAGCTGGCCAGCCATTTTATCTActtgatttggctataattgaaaagCTTATGGACAAATGGAACCATTCTTTTCCAAATATGAAACCTTTCTATGCTGTGAAATGCAACACTGAACCTGCACTTCTTACTAAACTAGCCAAATTGGGTGCAAATTTTGATTGTGCTAGCCAACTAGAAATAGAAACCGTCTTAAATCTCGGAATTAGCCCAAACCAAATCATATTTGCTAACCCATGCAAAGCTATTTCCCACATCAAATACGCAGCCACTGTTGGGGTCAATCTCACAACTTTTGATTCCAAACTTGAAATTGACAAGATCAAGAAATGGCAACCACAATGTCATTTGTTGCTTCGAATTAAAGCCCCTAGTGATAGTGGCGCGTTACGTCCCCTGGGAAAAAAATTTGGTGTATTACCAGAAGAAGTTGAGCCATTACTGCATTATGCTTATAATGTGGTAGGGCTGAAAGTTGTAGGCGTTTCATTTCACGTTGGATCTATAGCACAAGATCCCAGCATTTATCGCGAGGCGATTGCAACTGCTAGGACCGTGTTTGATGTTGTTGATCATCTTCGAATGCCTAAAATGCAGATTTTAAACATTGGTGGAGGATTTAGATCAACACCATTGTTCGAGGAAATAGCTAGTGTGGTAAATGAAGCAGTCCAAGATTATTTTTCCATGCCTAATTTAACAATATTTGCAGAGCCAGGACGGTTTTTTGCGGAGACAGCCTTTACATTAGTCACTCATGTGATTGGTAAAAGAGTTAGAGGTGAAAAAATAGAGTATTGGATTGATGAAGGGATTTATGGATCATTTAGGCCAACACTTTATAATAGTTGTTTTGTGGGTATAAAACCATTGTTACGTCAGGTAACAGAAAAATCTTGTCAAATTTGTGAGTCAACTATTTATGGACCAAGTTGTGACTCACTTGATGCAGTAGCTATTGACATAAAATTGCCAGAGCTTCATTTGGATGACCTGATAGTGTTTTACAACATGGGCGCATATTCAATATGCGGAGGAACTAAATTCAATGGATTTGATATGTTATCTACACCTACCTATCTTGTTAACGCAAACTCTAGCTAAAATATGTCCACGGACAACAAAATAATGAATAGGAGCACtccttgttatttttattacttacATGAGCATGATTGAATAAAGTATTTGTTCACATTTAAGTGTATCTATTTGCTACATTAGGCCGCCGTTTATGGTAGTGAGATCTGTTAGTACATTTGAATGACATGCTTTTGTGAGACAAGGACATCTATTTTATTACAAGCtttcctatttttcctttttagtcttagtgtgtgtttggtacgaagaaaaatgttttcatgaaaaatgaatggttatatgatttattttcccttttttggttggtgagtgaaattttttttctggaaaatattttctagtgtttggttagagagtagaaaatatttttttatgctactctccctACTCACCCCCCTTCTCCAAAGTCCCCATGTTCTCtgtgctcccccccccccccccccccccatatacCCAATGTTTTCATaactctattttttttaaaaaatttaattattcttctaagaattcacacaaacccaaatGAAATAATGTGTTGCATTACTTTTTAATGCAAAGATAACAttgaaatttgtgctccataactaaaaagaaaatacttttttggttcaaaaataaagtattctatctacaacatgaaaataaaatacttattttgttgaaatgaaagaaaatattttttttgcatcatgaaaagaaaatactcattttgttgaaatgaaagaaatattttttctacatcatgaaaaaaaaatactttttttgttgaaatgaaagaaaatagttttctacatcatgaaaaaaatactttttttgttgaaatgaaagaaaatatttttgttaaatcatgaaaagaaaatatttgtttttgttaaaatgataaaaaatacttttttctatcatgaaaagaaaaaaaatcatttgtTGAAACGGAAAAAAGTATTCTATCTATAACACAAAAAGAAAGTAccattaataatatttctatttagggtaAGAGTTGGGGGTTGGGAGTGGGGGTGGTTTGATGGGGATGATAAATAGGGTACCATTGGGGGTTGAAGAAAGTACCATTAATAATACTTtttagggaaaatattttcctccaattgaaggaaaatgagttcatgaaaaaaatattttccaaaatatttaaggcaattaaacatgaaaaaattaaaaaatattttccttcctaTCAAACACACTCTTAATTTGGATATTTTAAAGTGTATCCAAACTGTATTGAGGATGTTAGGTTTTACTTTCTCCTCCTTTGTGCATTTATTTTTaggtgcataagaataatgctgaataaggtgtattagtaatgctggtattagttatgcttgcattatttatgctggtattagttatgctgacatattttttatccattgtttggtttgatgtattaaagtattgcacaatttctaaaagaattgtttgtttatAAAAATTCCCTCAAAACTAGTCCACGctctaactttttaaaagaaacatatgttgagaaatgtttttatatgaaaaagttttaaaaaaattattttatttgtctacctatattgtaaaataaaataaaatatttatttatgaaaaaggaaatatgctaagtatttatttatttactagggatataattttatttctcactatttagattattttgaacttgcattaatatactaactagaatattttaatcaagcataaattttgaaggacaattttgtctttaattaagctaatgcatgcattaaaacctattgcattgctaataccattgttttctatgcattagttatgcataggataataccaaataagaTATA belongs to Nicotiana tabacum cultivar K326 chromosome 6, ASM71507v2, whole genome shotgun sequence and includes:
- the LOC107771395 gene encoding ornithine decarboxylase-like produces the protein MLLSTAIDKNHVHKIPKDGMPDLIRSIAENHEAGQPFYLLDLAIIEKLMDKWNHSFPNMKPFYAVKCNTEPALLTKLAKLGANFDCASQLEIETVLNLGISPNQIIFANPCKAISHIKYAATVGVNLTTFDSKLEIDKIKKWQPQCHLLLRIKAPSDSGALRPLGKKFGVLPEEVEPLLHYAYNVVGLKVVGVSFHVGSIAQDPSIYREAIATARTVFDVVDHLRMPKMQILNIGGGFRSTPLFEEIASVVNEAVQDYFSMPNLTIFAEPGRFFAETAFTLVTHVIGKRVRGEKIEYWIDEGIYGSFRPTLYNSCFVGIKPLLRQVTEKSCQICESTIYGPSCDSLDAVAIDIKLPELHLDDLIVFYNMGAYSICGGTKFNGFDMLSTPTYLVNANSS